In the genome of Carya illinoinensis cultivar Pawnee chromosome 13, C.illinoinensisPawnee_v1, whole genome shotgun sequence, the window taaaataaaaattacttgcCTAAATAATAGTACACAATAAGGTTAAAAAAATGGTTCAATTCAATCGATTTAAATTGAGTCGGTAAAAAATTGAATCGAATTtagtgaaatattttaatcCTTCATTGAATTGCTTCAATTGACAGATTTAGGTCATTTCAAACCAATTCTAGCTAAATTTAGACTGAGTTGAATCGATTAAaaactgtattttttttaagttgtatatcaactaagtttttttttttattttttcttatttcttgtacaaaaatatgacaactaaacatatattaattttttttttatcattgtattaaataagaattgtaaaaaaattgaaagataaaaaccaatatattaactttttcatcGTTGTATTCAATAAGAATCGCATAAaattcaaagattaaaaatgtaattatttatttcctttagttgaataaaaaattaagagataaatgagtattttgtattaaatttgtgattgtttataaaatattacatttgtGACATCTTATaacttaatgattttttttatcttttttgtatacaaggtaaaaaaaattaatatatgtttggttaaggttaaatacataaattacatatttattgaaactatttagatttataatatatttttattaaaactaataaatgaatttgaattgtattgcatataatttttaatactttttttttatcattattcaaataattaattcaaaattGTTATAGTTCAAGCCTATGCCAAAAAAAACTTTTtgtttagagagagaagctcctcGATCTCTCTAGAAAAACCAAGGCCTAGTTTTCTGTCTTAGGCTCCCCCTCCCTCCATCTCTCTGTTTCCCTTTTAGTTTTAAGATCCTTTCCTGTTTCTATTTCTCTATTtgtgcttttatttttctgtttacaATAAAGTGTTAGTTTGGAGGTGGAAGCCATCCTCCCAGTCAAGGAGTCCGAAGCCATCCTTCTTTTTATATCTCGCAGTGGGCGGAGTGATGCTTGCACGGTGGTGAAGGAGGGCCTCGACATCATTCTTGGCCGTAGAATGGTGTGGTCAAAACTAACCATTCGGGGATGCTTGTAATAAGAGCTGTTCTGACTTCTATTTGGTTGAGTTTTGCTCTGTTGAAAGGCCATCACAAGGCCTGGTACTGAGTCCTTATCTATATCATTTCACCTAACTGGGCGATTAGTCATTCTTTGCGGGAAATGGAGTTTTCGAATCTGTATGGCCAGCGTCCCTGACCGTGTGGTGTTAGTCTTTTGAGGGGATGACAAAGAGGGTTCACGGTGGGCTCGGTTAGTTTGCTGTTTTAGAGATGGATTTTAGCTTACTGTTTTGGGGTGCTTCTCCATGGGGTATATATActctgttttatccatggaaaacagTGATTTTTTGGGGGATGCATGCTGAGCGGCATGGAGGGGATAAAAGCATCTTTGGGGTAGAATCTGGCCGTAGTTCATGGTGGATGTTTTTGGGGATGATGGTCGGAACTTCATTGAATCAAAGTCAGGCGGTTTTTTcggtttcttcttttttttatttcttgtgttAAATCTAGTTAGTCTAGTTTGttttgtgtgtatctgaaataAAGCTCTCGGTGGCTCTGCGCATGGGTTTGgaacgaagaggaggaggctatTTCGTCTCTGAGCTTCGGTGCATGAACGAAATTGAAGATGTGCTTGTGCATGTGAGAGGTGATGGCGATGGGGTTGGTTTCCTGGGCATGGGCAGCAACGGGCATAGGCATGGAGACGAGCACATGCAACAGATACTGTTTTGTTAGTGGAGAGCACGCCGCAGTTAGTGGGCTAGAGTAGCACAGAGTATATGGTGCAGTTAGTGGGGTTGGGTAGTGACGTACAAGGCTATTTTGTTTTACTATTCAGTTACAATTGTTAGTAGGTTTTATTAgggtaatgaaaataaattgaaatagatTATTCCCTTTCTTCTTTTAGAAGAGTAGGTTAGTAagtccctttcctcttttagAGGAGTAGGGTAGTGAGTCCTCTTTTGGAGAGTGGGAGTGATATGGGTTGTTGTCTCACATACAAGTCGAGATGGACACCTCTGTTTATACAGAGTCTCGCATCTCAAAAGGGTTGTATCATTAGAgagtttttaaagttttttagaCAGTGTCTGACACAATGAAAGTTGTGTGTGGGGGAATTTATAACAGGTGAGTAATTGGCTTGTAATCAGGGTTGATACCCAGACTTATTTGTCACagctgtaattttttttattcaggaattgaattgaagtctattttaaaaaacaaattcaaaattgTTATAAATCaccaaattttaatttaaaaatgatatttttagccAATACATAAGGaccacactttttttaaaaaataaaaaaaaataaattatattaaaaaaatcttttgaaaataaactctatttttttttttaaataaatggttTTGCTACCTAACACTCCGCCCACCCTCCACGTGattgagtttaaataaaataaaataaaatagaacgtACAAAATCTATTGCAgacaatgaaataaaaaatttagaactTGGATCTCGATTTTGTACTGCCACCAAGCTCGTCTCCAATCTTCTTCAATCgtgtttttcttgtttattttttgctgCTCCATCCAAATAGAATTTTGCTAAAAAGTGGAAGAAGGGTCGCCAGAGTGGGGTCATCGGCGGTGGATTGTTTCAATATTGTGTTGCTAACTTCTTGTGGTGATGGATTTGCATTTTAAAGGGTTTTTGGCTCATCAGATTTTGGCATAAAATGTTTCCAGCATACGTAATAGATTTTTCACGGAAGACTtctaagttatttttttatttatttttttgttgataaTCTACTCAGACGGATTTTGATAGCAAAAATATTGCACATTAGCTCAATGAAATGTTTGGGATAAAAGTAGATTATAttcctaaatttaaaaaaatttcatctacAAAGATTCTTACTAGTGTGTGAAGTCAGAAAATTTTCGTctgcaaaaatatatatatatatattgatagatcaaaaatattaaaaatatggtaACTGAACATGAGCTTCTTAAAGTCAAAAAATTCAGAAAAACCCACAAACTAGACCAGAAAAAGATTTAGAGGTTAAGTCACAGCTTGAAGAACCAAAGAATGAGAACCATATTGGAGATGAGTTGAGTAAATCTGCTCATGCCGATTATGTGGCTTGAGAAGATGAAGCAGGCTGAAGGAGATAGAGAAAAGCGGTCGACATGAAAGACAAGGAGAAAATGAGTTGCGGACAAAAAtgacaatttattttttcaaaccgTCATTTTTTCCATAAACCCGGTCTGCCACGTATCGGGATGTGCGATGTGAAGGAATAAACCGGCTTCTGAGTAGATTTTTCCTTAAATAAATAAGGCTTGCCAATGCACGATTGTTCTTAACGTTACTCAATTCGCCTTCTAGCTCACAGAATCATTGATAACCACGCTGAGTCAGATGAAAGAGGTCTATTCATCGGGCGGCCCACAACAATCCAACGACTTTAATCGCGAGGTCCTTTCTCAACGGCACTCGTAACTTCCTTCCGTTGCATTGCATGCGTCTTATTTGCGGATTGGTCCACGTATACAAGTTACCCACCAATTGCAGAGCTCCACTCGTGATTCCTACATCCTAGCCGTTCATGAAGATGACGACCTTTATGCATAAAGTCTAGATCTCTCATCGACCAAAATTCGTTCACGATACACACTTGTATACGAGAAGCACAGGATCTTTGCTCCGAATCGGGCACTAGCAGTAGCTACAAGCAGCAGAGCCGTCTTTGAGAAATAAAGAGAttagggagggagggaggagggagggagagagaggagagaaaaaagagCTACGAAAATGTCACAGCGTGAAAGGTTCTAGAGAAAAGGAAAGTGGGAGAGACGAACAGAATCGAGATGATGATGCACAACGGGAATAACGGCTACGGAAACGGGGTGATGGCGTCGGCATCGACGACGACGTCCACGGCCATGACGTCGTCTCCATCGGCGACAAATGCGCAATCTCCGGCGCTGAAGACGTACTTCAAGACTCCAGAGGGACGCTACAAGCTCCATTACGAGAAGACTCACCCCTCTGGTCTCCTCCCTTATTCACACGGCAAATCCATTTCTCAGGTCGggctttctttttattcttcttttcgaTGTTTCTTTTTCAGTGAGAGAATTTTGGGATTAGAAAAGAAAGATTTTGAAGGTTAGTGCCATTAGTTGTGGTAGACTCCCTGGGGTTACAAAGATGTACCATTCTGATCATGAATTTCCGTACTGGTTTTCGTTTGAATACTAAGAGAATTTAGGAAAAGTTCAAGGGAACAAGATTTTGATAATTGGTTAGTTCTTTGCTGCCCTGGTTCCCTGATGTTTACTTCACCATTCGCTAATTCGAAATGAATACATTTGAATGGATAagccttttttttccttatcaCGCTTCTAGGTTACAGAAtcctttaatttcaaataatagtttatttcttttttccgtgatcaaataagaaataaatttctATCTGACTTTCAAATAATTGAAGTCTGGTATGTGATTTTCAGATAACTCTAGCGCACGTCAAGGAAAAGCCTGCACAGGGTGGGGCCGCACCAAGCTCGAGTGCAATTACAAGCAGCGGAGTGAGATATGCTGCTGCGAGGCTCTTAGGGGTTGGGGCTGGAAATGGTGGCCGCCCGCCTAGTTTTGTAGGAGGGAATGGCGCAAGTAAATCTGCTAATGTAACGAGTAGAAGTAGTTCATTGGCAGGGTCAAATGGTAGTCATTCTACGCTTCTTTCAAATTACGATGGTAAAGGAACCTATTTGATATTCAATGTTGGGGATACCTTGTTTTTCAGCGACCTCAATTCGCCAGATAAGGTAATAGGCATCCATGGGGCTGTGGTATTTGGAGATATTTGGGTGGCTGGTTTGGAATTTATGCTGATggtaagattttttattttcaggatCCTATAAAATCGATACATTTTAGCAATTCAAACCCTATCTGCCATGCATTTGATCCTGAAGCCAAGGATGGACATGACTTGCTTATAGGATTGTACTCTGGCGATggtaaaagttttttttaattatttattcatCATTATACAAAGAAAAAGATTCTGACCTGCTTGTTTTTCATGTTATTGTAGTATACTCAATGTCTTTGAGACAACAATTACAAGATGTTGGTAAGAAGCTTGTTGGGGCACAACATTATAACAAAGAAGGTTCAGTCAGTAACAGGCAAGACTGTTTTATCatcagtttattttctttttctcgttTGCCATTTTTTCTGGTCTCTCAATCTCAAAACGTGCCTATGTTAGAGCTTCCTTCGTAGGGCGTACAACTTTTTCTTCCATGTTAATCActtctgttttttcttcctctttcttttaatGAACTCAGTTCAGATGGTCATGTAAGACTGGCATTAAGTTCGATATAATTGAAGTATCATGGATAGGATTTTCATCAATACAAATGACTAGTTCATGGGAAAGTCATCAATTCTGATTAGCGATAGATacatcaagtttttttttaagctcTATCAGGCGGTGTAGTATTCTTGTAGGCTTTGGATCCATTGGTTGTCAACAGCCGCTAAAATTTTTAGCTCTAAAATTTTAAGTGAAGGCTTTCCATCATCACTAATCCAATGTCATGTTGATTTCTGGAGGACCTTTGTCCTTTATAAGCTTCATTTCCATACATATCTCTTTTTTAGCATTATAGTGTCTTCTTCTTTTAGGCGAATTGGAGGAATCTCCATCTACATTGttgttgaaattttttatttttatttttattttattttttaatgatacaTGTAGTTGAAATTTCTTTGAGTTGGTGTTACCAATAAATGGTTTGGGTAAAGAACTCATTCTGTCTCATTCAGATGAAGTAAAGTTGGCAGAAGATGACATAGGGAAAAAAGGGACTGTCAATTGCAGCACAAGTTTAATTTTGGGGTGCTCGTGTAAGGATGCAACCTGATACCATCAAGATGCAACCAGGCAAGTTTAATTTTGGGGTGCTCGTGTAAGGATGCAACCTGATACCATCAAGATGCAACCAGGTGATCTAAGTGGGCTTGGGATGAGCTGTAGTCTCAAACATCCTGAATTCGATTCTACCCTAGATTTCCCTTATTTCTACTAGGTAGGGTGGGATGCCCTATTTTGATAagtgtaggtggtgtatgggatctcacattgctcgggaatgagaagttcttgctctttataattttctaatgagggtccaattatatcattgactagtccttttggagtataggccatgtgccTTGAGCCTTCCATTGGGGTTTTACAAATAGTATCAGAGCCTATCCTAACTAAAAATGTGGGACTTAAGCTGTGCCTCCTATAATGGGCTGGCCCAATGGGGACGTCGGGAATATAATGGGGGAGATTGTAATGCCCCATTCTAATGAAGGGTAGGTGCTGTATGGGATCTCATATTGcttggaaatgagaagttcttgctcctTATAgtgctccaattgtatcattaactagtccttttggagaaTAGGCCATGTAGCTTGGGCTTTCCATTGGGGAATTACATAGGATTTATCCCCAATTTTCTCCCCAAGGATAGCTTTGAAGGACCCTACCTTGGTAAGGTTGCACGGcaag includes:
- the LOC122292266 gene encoding WD repeat-containing protein 20-like isoform X2; the encoded protein is MMMHNGNNGYGNGVMASASTTTSTAMTSSPSATNAQSPALKTYFKTPEGRYKLHYEKTHPSGLLPYSHGKSISQITLAHVKEKPAQGGAAPSSSAITSSGVRYAAARLLGVGAGNGGRPPSFVGGNGASKSANVTSRSSSLAGSNGSHSTLLSNYDGKGTYLIFNVGDTLFFSDLNSPDKDPIKSIHFSNSNPICHAFDPEAKDGHDLLIGLYSGDVYSMSLRQQLQDVGKKLVGAQHYNKEGSVSNSRCTSVAWVPKGDGAFVVAHADGNLYVYEKGKDGTVDSSFPVIKDQTQFSVVHAKSSKCNPISRWHICQSSINSIAFSADGAYLATVGRDGYLRVFDYSKEQLICGGKSYYGALLCIAWSFDGKYILTGGEDDLVTVWSMEDRKVVAWGEGHNSWMACRSVVWLLTRIGHHQLQMVLKKMSCTGLVLLVRIHNCFCGICQWMRS